The following are encoded in a window of Hippoglossus stenolepis isolate QCI-W04-F060 chromosome 10, HSTE1.2, whole genome shotgun sequence genomic DNA:
- the LOC118116109 gene encoding GSK3-beta interaction protein isoform X1: MSAGMEIDFQPEESMVSSFDDDCVGLGDVKDMRLEAEAVVTDVLFAVTVMHVSHSLSSALDVAYINVQTREGNRYCLELTEAGLRVVGYAFDQVDEDLSNQYHETVYSLLDSLSPGYREAFGNALLQRLERLKQSGR, encoded by the exons ATGAGCGCA GGGATGGAGATAGACTTTCAGCCCGAGGAGTCCATGGTCTCTTCATTTGATGATGACTGTGTCGGGCTTGGTGACGTCAAGGACATGAGACTGGAGGCAGAAGCAGTGGTGACCGACGTACTGTTTGCCGTCACGGTAATGCACGTGTCACATAGTCTCAGCAGTGCGTTGGACGTAGCCTACATCAACGTGCAAACGAGAGAGGGAAACCGGTATTGTCTGGAGCTCACAGAGGCGGGACTGAGG GTGGTGGGCTATGCTTTTGATCAAGTGGACGAGGATTTGAGTAACCAGTATCATGAGACGGTTTACTCACTCCTGGACTCGCTCAGTCCGGGATACAGAGAGGCCTTCGGGAACGCCTTGCTGCAGCGGCTGGAGAGGCTGAAGCAAAGTGGAcgataa
- the LOC118116109 gene encoding GSK3-beta interaction protein isoform X2, giving the protein MEIDFQPEESMVSSFDDDCVGLGDVKDMRLEAEAVVTDVLFAVTVMHVSHSLSSALDVAYINVQTREGNRYCLELTEAGLRVVGYAFDQVDEDLSNQYHETVYSLLDSLSPGYREAFGNALLQRLERLKQSGR; this is encoded by the exons ATGGAGATAGACTTTCAGCCCGAGGAGTCCATGGTCTCTTCATTTGATGATGACTGTGTCGGGCTTGGTGACGTCAAGGACATGAGACTGGAGGCAGAAGCAGTGGTGACCGACGTACTGTTTGCCGTCACGGTAATGCACGTGTCACATAGTCTCAGCAGTGCGTTGGACGTAGCCTACATCAACGTGCAAACGAGAGAGGGAAACCGGTATTGTCTGGAGCTCACAGAGGCGGGACTGAGG GTGGTGGGCTATGCTTTTGATCAAGTGGACGAGGATTTGAGTAACCAGTATCATGAGACGGTTTACTCACTCCTGGACTCGCTCAGTCCGGGATACAGAGAGGCCTTCGGGAACGCCTTGCTGCAGCGGCTGGAGAGGCTGAAGCAAAGTGGAcgataa
- the LOC118116802 gene encoding NPC intracellular cholesterol transporter 2 gives MDVRAELVVLLCLMGLTCAVPVKFISCGSPSGKVTVVDISPCATQPCQLHKGEAYSVNVTFSSDVVSQTSTALVHGIIAGVPIPFPIPVQDGCKSGIQCPIQKQQNYHYLNSLPVKKEYPAIKLVVEWELRDDNKIDLFCIRFPVQIVS, from the exons ATGGACGTCCGGGCTGAGCTCGTGGTTCTCCTCTGCCTGATGGGCCTCACCTGTGCGGTGCCGGTCAAATTCATAAGCTGCG GTTCCCCCTCTGGCAAAGTGACCGTGGTGGACATTAGCCCTTGTGCCACTCAGCCATGCCAGCTCCACAAAGGGGAGGCCTACAGTGTCAATGTGACATTCAGTAGTG ATGTAGTGAGCCAAACAAGCACAGCATTGGTTCATGGTATTATTGCTGGAGTTCCCATCCCTTTCCCCATCCCTGTGCAAGATGGCTGCAAGTCTGGAATCCAGTGTCCCATCCAGAAGCAGCAGAACTATCACTATCTCAACTCTTTACCTGTGAAGAAAGAGTATCCTGCT ATAAAGCTGGTGGTGGAATGGGAACTGAGAGACGACAACAAAATAGACTTGTTCTGCATCAGGTTCCCAGTTCAGATTGTGAGCTAA
- the isca2 gene encoding iron-sulfur cluster assembly 2 homolog, mitochondrial, which produces MSFVRGALITASKSKMWSFARSSTLLNNVRVNQQLQRLPTNTTAGLQRLSTASAQQQPSVSNPPEVLLTESCVKRLGEIMVKGEYLRIHVEGGGCSGFQYKFSVDGSRNEDDRVFEQGGVGIIVDQDSLEFVKGSTVDFSQELIRSTFLVLKNPQADHGCSCGSSFSVKL; this is translated from the exons ATGTCTTTCGTCAGAGGAGCCTTGATAACTGCGTCAAAGTCAAAAATGTGGAGCTTCGCTAG GTCATCGACTCTGCTGAACAACGTCCGTGtgaaccagcagctgcagcggcTGCCCACCAACACCACAGCGGGGCTCCAGCGCCTCAGCACCGCCTCAGCCCAGCAGCAACCGTCGGTGTCAAATCCACCTGAAGTGCTCCTCACCGAGTCATGTGTGAAG AGGTTGGGTGAGATCATGGTGAAGGGCGAGTACTTGAGAATACACGTGGAGGGAGGAGGCTGCTCCGGGTTCCAGTACAAGTTCTCTGTTGATGGTAGCAGGAATGAAGACGACAG GGTGTTTGAGCAGGGGGGCGTGGGCATCATCGTGGACCAGGACAGCCTGGAGTTTGTGAAAGGATCCACTGTGGACTTCAGCCAGGAGCTGATCCGCTCCACCTTCCTAGTGCTCAAGAATCCTCAAGCCGATCATGGCTGCTCCTGTGGCAGCTCCTTCTCCGTCAAACTATAA